From the genome of Hyphobacterium sp. CCMP332:
CCACTTCCAGCCGCAAGTCGTATCGCGCCTTGCCGTCAAACACCGGGATCCGGCCCGAACACAGTTCACCCGGTTCCGATGACTGCCGCAGCCCAAGGCGCAAAAGGGCGCTGACCGGATCAACGGCGCCGTCTCGCTGGCTTTCATTGGCCGGGGGCTCACCCATGGATCCGAAGGGCGGCACAACGTCCGGCACCGCCAGTCCTTCGGGGAAATCAATACCGACGACTCGGCCCGACCCGCTGGAATGGTTCAGGTGTTCATAGCGCCAGGGTCGCAAGCCACCGGCGGAATAACCCGAAATCCCGGCTTCGATATCGGCATCGGAAAACAGGGCGGCGAGGCCGGCAGTCGTGAACCGCGCCGTCGCGCCATAAGTCTCATCGCCGATTTCACCACTCAGCTGGATATTCGCAACACGGAAGACGATGACCGATCCTGAATAGACAATATTGAGATTCATCGGCGTGGGAGCCGCGGCATCCACGGAATCACGGGCATCGGATACAGAAGTCAGGGCAAGGGCGATGGATGTTGCCGCAAGGATAGAAAGACGCATAGACATTACTCCAATAAACACATCCCGCCCGCTGAAACCGGATGAAACCCGTATCGCGCATTCCACATGGCTGCAAGATGAATGCTTAAGCCGCCCCGCAGTGCTTGACGAACGCATCCGCCTTGGGTAAGTCCCGCGGCTCCTCGCCGCACGGTTACGTTTGGCGTGAAACGAATTTTTTGAATGAGGGTATTGGCCATGTCACGCCGTTGCGAACTTTCTGGTGTTGGTCCCGCTGTTGGAAACAATGTCTCCCACGCGAAGAACAGAACCCGCCGCCGGTTTCTGCCGAATCTCTGTGATGTGACCCTGGCCTCTGAAGCGCTGGGTCAGTCCTACAAGGTTCGCATTGCGGCCAAAACGCTTCGCAGCGTCGACCATGTTGGCGGTTTCGATGCCTATCTGATAAAGGCCAAGGACGAAAACCTGTCGGACAAGGTCATGAAGATTAAACGCGCCCTGAAAAAGAAAATGGCTGCGGCCTAGGTCTCCGGATCAGGCAAGAGTTCAACGCCCGCAGCTTCGGCTGCGGGCGTTTTTCGTTTGGGGAGCATTTCATGCTGGTCATCATGCCCGTTGATATTCAACAGGGACTGGACGAGTGGCCCTATTGGGGCGGAGACCGCTCGACGCCGGATTTTGAATCCAATGTCGCAACCCTGCTCGCCGCGGCGCGCGACGCCGGTCAGAAACTGATCCACGTCAAACACAATTCCACAAACCCGGACAGCCCGCTCCGCCCCGGTCAGCCGGGAAATGACTTCAAACCCGAAGCTCGTCCCCGGGATGGCGAACCCGTTATCGGCAAATCCGTGAATTCGGCCTTCATCGGTACGGGCCTTGAATCGCGCCTGAAAGAGATGGGCGCGGATCGCCTGATCATTTTCGGTCTCACGACCCAGCACTGCGTCTCCACCACGGTCCGCATGGCCGGCAATCTGGGTTTCGAGACGTTTCTGGTGAGCGATGCCACCGCTGCCTTCCCGATTCGCGATGCCAATGGCCATGTCATGGATGCCGAAACCGTGCACCGCGTTCACCTCGCCAGCATTGACGGAGAATTTGCGACCGTCATTTCCACGCAGGAAGCAGTTTCGCTTATCCGGTCGGCAGGCTAGGGTCTCTCCACACATCGAGGGGAAGACAATGCGTTTAGCGATTCTGGCATCAACACTCATTCTGGCGGCCTGTTCCGGGGAAAGAACGTCGCCGCCTGAAACCATCGCGGCGGAGGCAGCCGACAGCATCTATTCCGGCGGGCCGATCTATACGGCCGATGATGCGCAGGCTATGGTCGAGACCGTGGCCGTCCGCGATGGGCTGATTGTCTATGCGGGAGATGCCGCCAGCCTGCCCGACGGTCTGATGGGCGAGGCGACCCGTTCCATAGATCTGGACGGCGCCGCCATGTATCCCGGTTTCACCGATGCTCATGTTCATGTCATGGGGCTGGGCGCGCGCGAGCGTTTGCTCAATCTGGAAGGCACATCATCCATCGCCGATCTTCAGGCGCGGGTCGCGGTCGCCGCCGACGGCGTGCCCGAAGGTGCTGTGCTGGAAGGACGCGGCTGGATCGAGACGCATTGGCCCGAAGAGCGGTTCCCGAACCGGCAGGATCTCGACGCGGTTGCGCCGGACATCGCCGTTTTCCTGCGCCGCGCCGATGGTCATGCCCTTGTCGCCAACTCGCTGGCGCTGGAGATGGCCGGCATCACCGCTGACAGCGTCGCGCCCGAGGGCGGGGATATCCTGCGCGATGAAGAGGGCGAGCCCACCGGCATGCTGATTGATGCAGCCATGGGCCCGGTTGGCGCGCTGGGTAGCAATTTTGAAGGCGAAGACCGCGCCAATGTCTATATGGAAGGGGCCTGGTCGGCCGCGCGCTATGGCTGGACCGGCGCGCATGACATGTCGGTGCCCTGGGCCGATGTGGCCATGATCGAGGCGATGTCGGAAGACTTGCCGGTTCGTGTTTACATCTCCGCCAATCCGGACGCTTTCGGCCCGCTGGTGCGCGATGGCCATGTCACCAGCGACAACCGCCGGGTGATCGCCCGCGCGATCAAGCTCTATATGGATGGCGCACTGGGATCGCGCGGTGCGGCGCTTCTCGCGCCCTACAGCGATGATCCGGCCAATTCCGGCCTCATGCTCAGCCGCGAGGATGAAACGCTCTCCGGCATGGTCACAGCGCTTCAGGAGGGCATTCAGCTCAACATCCACGCCATCGGCGACCGCGGCAATCAGCTCCTGCTCGACTGGATCGAGGAAGCACAGTCCGCCGTGCCGGAAGATCAGCGCGCGATTGCCGATGCCCGCTGGCGCGACGAACACACCCAGATCGTTGATCCCGCTGATATTCCGCGCTTCGCCGAGCTCGGCGTCATCCCCTCCATGCAGCCCAGTCACGCGATTGGCGACCTCTTCTTCGCCCCGGATCGTCTGGGCCAGGACCGCCTGGACGGGGCCTATGCCTGGCGCGCGCTGATCGATTCCGGCGTCGTGATTGCCGGCGGATCTGATGCACCGGTCGAGCGGGGGGATCCGCGCATCGAATTCTACGCCGCCGTGGCCCGCCGCGCGCTGGATGGAACGCAGACTGAAGACTGGCGCCCGGATCAGGCGGTGACGCGGGATGAAGCCCTGCGCATGTTCACCGCATGGCCGGCCTATGCCTCTTTCCGTGAGGATGAAGTGGGCCGCATCGTGGAAGGCCTGCGCGCGGATTTCACGGTGTTTTCGGACGACATCATGACCATTCCCGAGGAAGACATTCTGACGGTGGAACCGGTGATGACGGTGCTGGATGGCGAGATCGTCTGGCAGGCGGAGTAAGCTGGTGTCATTTTTCCTCCCCTGTTTATGGGGGAGGTGGCAGCGAAGCTGACGGAGGGGGCCAGCCCCCCTCGGCCTTTCAGGCCACTCCCCCCGGGCAAGCAGGGAGAAAACGATGGGGAACCGGTCCCGGCCTGCTACTCTGCGATCGCAAAGCTGAGCAACAGCGTCCGCTGGGTCCCATTGTAATTGTCGTCCGAGAGGATGAAGAGGCGCATCTCGCCATTCACCTCGCCGACCGCAATGCCTTCGAAGTTGTCGACGGTCATGTCCGGCGTCAGCACGGCAAGCGTATCGATATTGTTGCGCTGTTCCTCGGTTTCCAGACTGAACTCGCCAAAGCGCATGATGCGGACCGTATTGCCGACGCCGCTGATATAGATGCGCTCCAGCAGATAGATGTCGCCATCCGGTCCGCGATCCAGACCGGTCACGCCAAATCCGGATTCCGCCGGATAGGGCAGGCCGGTGGCTTCTCCGTCATCGGGCATTACCCACAGCGTATGGGGCCGGCCGTCAATGATGGGATATTCCACGCCGGCCCAGAGGCCATAATCGGCGGAGGCCAGGCCTTCAATCCCGCCATTATCGCGCAGCCGGTCCGTGCCACGCGGCGGTGTGATGGGTGTGGGCGTGGCGATGGCGACCCCGGACCAGTCCGGTGAGATGTCATAGCGCGCCATACGGTGCTCGCGTTCGAAGCTGATGGCATAGGCGCCATTGCCCAGCGCAGCAAGGCCCTCGGCATCGGCGGCACGGTCCACCAGCGGCTGGCCATTCGCGTCCAGCATCGGGGCATAAAACGCGTTCGACAGACCGGTTAGCAGGCCCGCATCATCGAACTCCAGATTTGTGGTCAGCCAGTAGGCGGAATCGGATATCGCCAGCAGACGATCGCCTTCAATCTCCATACCCGACAGTCCGCCAAAACGGTCATCCGGCGAGGTCAGCACCAGTCCGCCGCGATATTCCAGCACGCCGACATCCAGCCTTTCCGGCATATCGGGATAGAGCGCGACCTTGTCGGTCTCGATCCGGATCGGACTGGCACCTGGATCATTGGAACAGGCCGCGAGGCCGGCAGCGAGTATCAGGGTGGCGGCAAATCCGGTCAGAAATCTCACACTTTTGCTCCCAGCTCGGCCCAGTCGGCCTTGGTCAGTCCGCGTGTACCTTTTGATGATGACGCATTGATGTCAGGCCCGCGAAGGCCCGGCCCGTCCTTGTCGAAGAGGGCGGCCAGCTGTTCGGTCATCGCCCCGCCCAATTGCTCGACATCGGTGATGGTCACCGCGCGCCGGTAATAGCGCGTCACATCATGGCCAATACCAATGGCCAGCAATTCCACATCTGTTTGCGGCGCTCGACCATGGCGATCATCTCGCGCAGATGCCGTTCCAGGTAGGCGCCGGGATTGGCGGATTGCGTGCCATCATCTACCGGCGCACCATCGGAAATCACCATCAGGATGCGCCGCTGTTCCGGGCGCATGGAAAGGCGCTTCCAGGACCACAACAGGGCCTCGCCGTCGATATTCTCTTTCAAGAGGCCTTCGCGCATCATCAGGCCGAGATTGACGCGGGAGCGCCGCCACGGCTCGTCGGCATTTTTATAGACAATGTGCCGGATATCATTGAGGCGGCCCGGATTGACCGGCTTGCCGGCCTCGACCCAGGCTTCCTTGGCGCGTCCGCCCTTCCAGGAGCGCGTGGTGAAGCCGAGAATCTCGGTCTTCACGCCGCAGCGTTCAAGGGTTCGGGCCAGAATGTCGGCACAAGACGCCGCCGTCATGATCGGTCGTCCCCGCATCGAGCCGGAATTGTCGATCAGCAGGGTGACAATCGTGTCGCGGAAATCGGTTTCCAGCTCCTGCTTGAAGGAGAGCGGTGAAGTCGGGTCGGTGACCACCCGCGTCAGGCGCGCCGGGTCCAGCACACCTTCCTCCAGATCAAAGCTCCACGAGCGCGTCTGCTGCGCCATCAGGCGACGTTGCAGGCGGTTGGCAAGACGCCCGACGACATTCTCCACGCCCTTCATATGCTGGTCGAGATAGCGCCGCAGGCGGGCCAGCTCCTCTTCATCGCACAAATCCTCGGCGCGGATGATTTCATCGAACTTGGTGGTGAAGATGCGATAGCTCTCGGCCGGCCGGTCCTCGAAGCGGGCATAGTTCGGCCGTTCGGCACGCGCCGCCTCACCGGCCTCCTCGTCGCTGTCCAGCTCGCCCAGCGTCTCGTCGGACTGATAGTCGATCTCGTCCTCATCGGCGCTGTCGCCGTCGGCGTCGACATCCTCGCCCTGATCGCTGTCAGGCTGCGAATCGCCGTCCTCCTCGCCGGTCTGCTGCTCGCGCTCGGTGCCGGCATCCTCGTCATTATCGCTGTCGGAGTCTTCCGGATCGCCGCCAAGCTCATCGGCGAGGTCGAGATCGCGGATCACTTCTTCCAGGGCTTTGGCAAAGGCTTTCTGATCATCCGCGCTTTGCGCCAGCGCATCCAGCGCCTCGCCGGCGCGGGTTTCCAGATCCTCGCGCCAGACCGTCATCAGCCCTTCGGCCAGCTTGGTCGTCGGGCGGCCGGTAATGCGCTCGCGGATCATCAGGCCGACGGCCTCGTTCAGCGGCGCTTGCTGGCGGTCCTCGACGCGGTTCCAGCCTTTCTGGACGGCTTTCGCCTCCAGCGCGGCTTCCAGATTGGCCGCCACGCCACGCATGGCCTTCGCGCCCAGACTTTCCACGCGCGCCTGCTCGGCGGCATCGAAGATGGCCCGGGCCTGTGATCCTGGCGGCAATGTCTCGGCCCAGGTCTGCTTGTTGTGATGCAGCAATTTCAGCGCCATGGCGTCGGAGCGCCCGCGCGCGGCCTTGGCTGATCCGGCATCGACCTCGCCCGGATTGGGCAGGGTCATCTTGCCCTTGGCATAGCTCGCAATCTCGCCGCCAAAGCGCACTTCCAGATCCTTGTCCTGGGCAATCGCCCGGGCGGAAATGGCAAGGGCGCGTTTGAACGCATCGGCGAGGGGATTATCGGTCATTTCACGGCCTACGCCGCGCTGGCGGGTTTCGCGGGCGAGGGTTTCAGCGGCGCTTCGGGCAGATCCTCGCCGAAGACGCGCTGGTAGAATTCCGCAATCGTCGGGCGCTCCAGCTCGTCACACTTGTTGAGGAATGTCAGGCGGAAGGCATGGCCGATATCGCCGAAAATGTCGGCATTCTCCGCCCATGTCAGCACGGTGCGCGGGCTCATCACGGTGGAGATGTCGCCATTCATGAAGGCATCGCGGCTCATATCCGCCACCTTCACCATGTCGGCGATGGTTTTCCTGCCCTCATCGGTCGCGGCCTTATCCGAGCAGGTTCTTGGCGAGCACGATCTCTTCTCGGCGTCGCCGGCAGATAATTCAGCGTCGCGACAATCGACCAGCGGTCCATCTGACCCTGATTGATCTGCTGGGTGCCGTGATAGAGGCCCGTCGTATCGCCGAGCCCGACCGTATTGGTCGTCGCAAACAGACGGAAATAGGGGTGCGGGCGGATCACCTTGGTCTGGTCCAGAAGGGTCAGCGAGCCTGCGGATTCCAGCACGCGCTGGATCACGAACATCACATCCGGGCGGCCGGCATCATATTCGTCAAACAGGAGAGCGACAGGACGTTGCAGCGCCCAGGGCAGAATACCTTCCTGGAATTCGGTGACCTGCTTGCCATCGCGCAACACGATGGCGTCCTTGCCGACCATGTCGATACGCGAGACGTGACTGTCCAGATTGATCCGGATCATCGGCCATTTCAGGCGCGCGGCGACCTGTTCCACATGGGTGGATTTGCCGGTGCCGTGATAGCCCTGGATCATCACCCGGCGATTGCGCGCAAAGCCCGCCAGAATGGCGCGCGTGGTCGCCGGATCAAACACATAGGCCGGGTCGACGGGCGGTGAATGTTCGTCAGCTTGCGAAAAGGCCATGACCTCGAAGCCGGGGTCGAAGCCGAACAGGGCTTCGCAATCGGCGACGATATCGGGTTCATTCAGGGGAAAATTATCACTCATGGCACTCATATATCGGGTGAATCGCGCCGGTATCCAGCACGGTTTTCATGTGGAGTGTCTGACTAGCACGGGCCTTGCGGGCGCGGGAAGACCGCACCTGCTCACAAGCTGTTACGCCATTCCCGCATTTTTGAGGATCTGATAGGCGTGAATCACCCGGCCCAGCTGTTCCTCTGACGAGCGGTCCCCGCCATTGGCGTCGGGGTGAAAGCGTTTCACCATCTCAGCATAGCGCTTCTTGATGATGCCCTTGCTCTCGCTGCCATCCAGATTCAGCGTTTCAAGCGCCATGGATTGCAGCTTGCCATAGCGTTTGCGGCGCTCTTCGGGCGGCACATCGTTTTCCGGACGCTTGCCGAACAGGTTGTAGGGATCGGTAAATCCGTCCCGGAAATCCTTGGACGCCTTGCCCGCTTTCGCGCGCTTGCCGGTATTGGAACGGAAATTCCAGGTCGGGCGGTGACCATAATGCGCCGAGGCGTTGAAGGCGGCGACGGCGTCCTCGTCCATATCCTCGAAGAAATTCCACGATTTGTTGTACTGACCCGCATGGCTCTTGCAGAACCAGTGCACATCGTTCAGATCGGCAGTGCCCTTGGGTGCACGGCTATCGCCATGCGCGCGGCAGCCCGGCCATTCACACACCCGCTCCTCAGGTGCCGCCTGATCGCTCGGCGGCTTGATGCGGATGTCTTTAAAGCGCGGCTTGTAGTTAAAATCGCCTTCCATATGCGTAAGTATGGGGCGACACGGATTAAGCGGCAACTAAGCGGAGGTGTAATTGATGGGTGAAGTTCAGCAACAGATCGAAAACAAGCTGCGGGCGGCCTTCTCTCCGGAGGCGCTGACCGTCACCGATGAGAGCGCTCTGCATGCCGGACATGCCGGCGCGCCCGATGGCGGGCAGAGCCATTTTCACGTTGACATCTCCGCTACCGCTCTGGCCGGATTATCCCGCGTGGAACGCCAGCGCGCCATCAACAAGGCCCTGGCCGAGGAGCTGGCCGGCCCGGTTCACGCCCTGCGCATGACGGTGCGTTAGTTTTCCCTCGCCCCGCTTGCGGGGAGAGGGAAGAGAAACCGGATGGTCAATCCGGTTTCGAGGGTGAGGGGCCTTTTCCAGCTCGCGCTTCATTCTGCAAACGATTTCGCGATTTGGATGCCTTACCCCCTCACCCTACCCTCTCCCCTTGAAGGGGGCGAGGGAAATTGGGTGCGGCGCTTGAATCCTCGGCGAGAGGCAATAAGGAAACACCATGACCCTCTATATCGATGCCGATGCCTGTCCGGTGAAGGACGAAGCGATTCGCGTGGCCGAGCGTCACGAGACCGAGGTGAAACTCGTCTGCGACGGCGGTCTGCGCCGTCCGCAAAGCCCGTGGGCGCAACTGGTCATCGTGCCGGAAGGCGCGGATGCGGCGGATAACTGGATCGCGGAGCATATCGGACCGGGCGATATCTGCGTGACCAGCGATATTCCGCTCGCCGACCGCTGCCTGAAGGCGGGCGGTCTGGTCATTGATCACAAGGGCAAGGCCTTTGATGCCGACAATATCGGGTCCGTTCTGGCGACCCGCAATCTGATGACGGATTTGCGTTCGGCGGGCGCCATGGAGGGCGGGGGCGGCCGGCCCTATACCCCGCGTGACCGCTCCGCTTTCCTAAACGGGCTCGAAATCCTGTTCCAGAAGCTGAAGCGCTAGGCCTCTTCCGGCAATTCCTGAACCCGCATCAGGATGATCTGATTGCGAACGCGTTCGATGATTTCAAATCGGGCGCCGTGAAAGCTGAAGACCTGTCCCGGTTCCGGAATGGTCTGGCTTTCATGAATGACGAGCCCGGCCATGGTGACCGCTTCCTCATCCGGCAAATCCCAGTCCAGAGCCCGATTAACGTCGCGAATGGGCGTATGCCCGTCGACCATCCAGACGCCCTCGGACTCCATGCGCACGCCGTCGACGACGATATCGTGCTCGTCCTCGATCTCGCCGACAATCTCTTCGAGAATATCCTCCAGCGTCACCAGACCCAT
Proteins encoded in this window:
- the rpmB gene encoding 50S ribosomal protein L28 — protein: MSRRCELSGVGPAVGNNVSHAKNRTRRRFLPNLCDVTLASEALGQSYKVRIAAKTLRSVDHVGGFDAYLIKAKDENLSDKVMKIKRALKKKMAAA
- a CDS encoding cysteine hydrolase family protein; this translates as MLVIMPVDIQQGLDEWPYWGGDRSTPDFESNVATLLAAARDAGQKLIHVKHNSTNPDSPLRPGQPGNDFKPEARPRDGEPVIGKSVNSAFIGTGLESRLKEMGADRLIIFGLTTQHCVSTTVRMAGNLGFETFLVSDATAAFPIRDANGHVMDAETVHRVHLASIDGEFATVISTQEAVSLIRSAG
- a CDS encoding YaiI/YqxD family protein, coding for MTLYIDADACPVKDEAIRVAERHETEVKLVCDGGLRRPQSPWAQLVIVPEGADAADNWIAEHIGPGDICVTSDIPLADRCLKAGGLVIDHKGKAFDADNIGSVLATRNLMTDLRSAGAMEGGGGRPYTPRDRSAFLNGLEILFQKLKR
- a CDS encoding amidohydrolase yields the protein MRLAILASTLILAACSGERTSPPETIAAEAADSIYSGGPIYTADDAQAMVETVAVRDGLIVYAGDAASLPDGLMGEATRSIDLDGAAMYPGFTDAHVHVMGLGARERLLNLEGTSSIADLQARVAVAADGVPEGAVLEGRGWIETHWPEERFPNRQDLDAVAPDIAVFLRRADGHALVANSLALEMAGITADSVAPEGGDILRDEEGEPTGMLIDAAMGPVGALGSNFEGEDRANVYMEGAWSAARYGWTGAHDMSVPWADVAMIEAMSEDLPVRVYISANPDAFGPLVRDGHVTSDNRRVIARAIKLYMDGALGSRGAALLAPYSDDPANSGLMLSREDETLSGMVTALQEGIQLNIHAIGDRGNQLLLDWIEEAQSAVPEDQRAIADARWRDEHTQIVDPADIPRFAELGVIPSMQPSHAIGDLFFAPDRLGQDRLDGAYAWRALIDSGVVIAGGSDAPVERGDPRIEFYAAVARRALDGTQTEDWRPDQAVTRDEALRMFTAWPAYASFREDEVGRIVEGLRADFTVFSDDIMTIPEEDILTVEPVMTVLDGEIVWQAE
- a CDS encoding DUF3108 domain-containing protein, with protein sequence MSMRLSILAATSIALALTSVSDARDSVDAAAPTPMNLNIVYSGSVIVFRVANIQLSGEIGDETYGATARFTTAGLAALFSDADIEAGISGYSAGGLRPWRYEHLNHSSGSGRVVGIDFPEGLAVPDVVPPFGSMGEPPANESQRDGAVDPVSALLRLGLRQSSEPGELCSGRIPVFDGKARYDLRLEVAGSNDIRTRAWRGNAVRCHAYYEPIAGYDPEDMPSESDIAEPVVLWLAPFNDDQIYLPVRIRTNSGFGAITIEARSISVEPVAE
- a CDS encoding J domain-containing protein; translated protein: MEGDFNYKPRFKDIRIKPPSDQAAPEERVCEWPGCRAHGDSRAPKGTADLNDVHWFCKSHAGQYNKSWNFFEDMDEDAVAAFNASAHYGHRPTWNFRSNTGKRAKAGKASKDFRDGFTDPYNLFGKRPENDVPPEERRKRYGKLQSMALETLNLDGSESKGIIKKRYAEMVKRFHPDANGGDRSSEEQLGRVIHAYQILKNAGMA
- a CDS encoding esterase-like activity of phytase family protein; translation: MRFLTGFAATLILAAGLAACSNDPGASPIRIETDKVALYPDMPERLDVGVLEYRGGLVLTSPDDRFGGLSGMEIEGDRLLAISDSAYWLTTNLEFDDAGLLTGLSNAFYAPMLDANGQPLVDRAADAEGLAALGNGAYAISFEREHRMARYDISPDWSGVAIATPTPITPPRGTDRLRDNGGIEGLASADYGLWAGVEYPIIDGRPHTLWVMPDDGEATGLPYPAESGFGVTGLDRGPDGDIYLLERIYISGVGNTVRIMRFGEFSLETEEQRNNIDTLAVLTPDMTVDNFEGIAVGEVNGEMRLFILSDDNYNGTQRTLLLSFAIAE
- a CDS encoding BolA family transcriptional regulator translates to MGEVQQQIENKLRAAFSPEALTVTDESALHAGHAGAPDGGQSHFHVDISATALAGLSRVERQRAINKALAEELAGPVHALRMTVR